The sequence AGGAGCAGAGGAGCAGAGGAGCAGAGGAGCAGAGGAGCAGAGGAGCAGAGGAGCAGAGGAGCAGAGGAGCAGAGGAGCAGAGGAGCAGAGGAGCAGAGGAGCAGAGGAGCAGAGGAGCAGAGGAGCAGAGGAGCAGAGGAGCAGAGGCATAAAAATGTTATTTTTATGCACAAAAGCTAACAATTCCGAAAGATTCAAAATTTCAAGGTATTTAAAAGAAACTGAGTATTTGATTATAATGGCTGAGACATATAAAAATATAAAGATATCAGACATAATAAACGGCGCTCGCCTTATTTTTCCGTTTCTTCCCTCCGAATCCATGCCCGATGCCCATTTTGACTTTTGAATGAGTGACTTTTGACTTTCCTAGCCCTTTTGATAAGCTTGCGTACTTAAATTTTTACAAAATGTCTCTATGCAAAAGCGGCAGCGGTTGACCCGATGCCGCTCTCCGGGTACACAACTATCACTCATTAAATTACTATCACCTCTTGAACTGCAAAAAAATGGATATTTACATGGATAAAACAAGCGTGCCTCAAAACGAACAACAAAACGGGCTGAATTTTGATTCACCTATCGGGTATCGCGGTCAACGGTGGTTGGTAGAAGAACGAGATGCTTGTGGCGTTGGCTTTATCGCCAATAAAGAGGGCGTAGTAAGCCACGAACTGATCGCTAAATCCCTGTCTGCGCTGGCTTGTCTGGAACATCGGGGCGGTTGCAGCGCCGATCGAGATTCAGGGGATGGCGCTGGCTTGATGACGGCTATTCCTTGGGAATTGTTGAGTCAGTGGTTTGCACAAAATGCGCGACCTATGCCGGAAACCGACTCTATTGCGGTGGGAATGGTGTTTTTGCCCCAGGATGCGGCAAGGCAACTGAAGTGCAAGCAAGTTGTTGAGGGGATATTGGCTGGTGCGGGGTTGAAACTTTTGGGTTGGCGGGAAGTACCTGTTGAGCCAGAAACGCTAGGAACCCAAGCGAGGGAAAACCAACCGCGTATAGAGCAGTTATTGGTCACCAGCGATGATTTGCGGGGGGACTCCCTAGAAAGAACTTTGTTTGCGGTTCGCAAGCGAATTGAGAAGGCGCTAAGAGCTGAAAATCGACAAGGTTCGCAACCTACAGGACTCGGTAGCGATTTTTATGTATGCTCGTTCTCCAGTCGCACGATCGTCTACAAGGGGATGGTGCGATCGGCAGTCTTGGGCGAATTCTACACGGACTTAAAAAATCCCGTGTATGCGAGTAATTTCGCTATCTATCACCGCCGCTTTAGCACCAACACGATGCCCAAGTGGCCGCTAGCCCAGCCGATGAGGTTTTTGGGACACAATGGCGAAATCAATACGCTTTTGGGCAATATCAACTGGATGGTAGCGCGGGAGGCGGATTTGGACTGCGAGGTTTGGGGCGATCGTTTGTCAGACCTCAAACCAATTGTCGATCGGGATAACAGCGATTCCGCTACGCTGGACAATGTGCTGGAATTGCTGGTGCAGTCCGGGCGATCGCAAGAGGAATCTTTGATGATTATGGTGCCGGAAGCTTATAAAAACCAGCCCGATCTAGAGAAATATCCCGAAATTGTTGATTTTTACGAATATTACAGCGGCATTCAAGAATCTTGGGATGGTCCGGCTTTGCTCGTGTTCGCGGATGGCAAGAAGGTGGGGGCAACCCTCGATCGCAATGGTCTGAGACCGGCTCGTTATACCATAACTCGCGACGGTTATATTGTTGTGGCTTCAGAAGCGGGCGTCGTAGATATACCCGAAGCAGACATATTGGAAAAAGGTCGCCTCGGCCCTGGTCAAACGATCGCTGTTGACTTGGAGAATGGCGAGATTCTCAAAAACTGGGAAATTAAGCAGCGTATTGCCAAAGAATTGCCCTACGGTGAATGGTTGAAATTGCGTCATTCTCTGGCGGTTCAACCGGAAACGGAAACGCCTGCAATGGAAGCTAACACCTTGCTGCGCCATCAAACTGCTTTCGGCTACACACTGGAAGATGTGGAAATGATTGTTGAAGAAATGGCATCTAGTGCGAAGGAACCCACTTTCTGCATGGGAGATGACATTCCTTTAGCCGTCCTGTCGCAAAAGCCGCATTTACTTTATGACTATTTTAAACAGCGATTTGCTCAAGTAACTAATCCAGCGATCGATCCTTTGCGAGAGAAGCTGGTAATGTCTCTGAGTATGTATTTGGGCTTGAAGGGGAATTTGTTGGCAGCATTGCCTGAATATGCAGGGTTGCTGAAGCTGGAGTCGCCAGTCTTGAACGAGGCTCAATTGGATGCTATCCGCAATCTCGATCCTGAATTTGAAACGTCTACCTTATCTACACTTTTTGAAATCGCCGCTGGGCCAGAAGGTCTGGGGGTTGCAGTTCGCAAACTCTGTACCAAAGCAGCTGAGGAAGTGCGAAATGGAAAGAAGATTTTAATTTTGAGCGATCGAGATGGTCACGGCCTGGATGAGAATTATACCTACATTCCTCCACTGCTGGCTGTAGGAGCTGTACATCACCACCTGATTCGCGAGGGGCTGCGGATGAAGGCTTCTATTATTGTCGATACGGCTCAATGCTGGAGTACTCACCATTTTGCCTGTCTTCTAGGCTACGGTGCAAGCGCCATCTGCCCGTATCTCGGTCTGGAAACGGTACGGACTTGGTGGCGCAATCCCAAAACCCAAAGTTTCATGGAACGAGGCAAGATTCTATCTTGTACTTTAGGGAAGGCGGAAGCGAACTATTGCAAGGCGGTGGAAGATGGTTTGCTGAAGATTTTGTCGAAGATGGGCATTTCCCTGTTATCGAGTTACCAAGGGGCGCAAATTTTTGAGGCTATAGGTATCGGTTCGGATTTGCTGCATTTGGGCTTTGCGGGTACTGCATCTCGCATCGGCGGTTTGACTGTGGCGGAATTGGCTTCAGAGGTAATGTCTTTCCACTCCAAAGCTTTTCCAGAACTCACCTTTAAGAAGTTGGAGAATTTTGGCTTCGTTCAGTACCGTCCGGGTGGCGAATTCCACATGAACAGCCCGGAAATGGCTAAGGCGCTGCATAAGGCGGTGGCTGTATTTAAGGAGATGGAATATGGGGAGGAGGAAGATTCTTCAATCCAAAATCCGAAATCTTCTCTTGCGAAGGTGGGCATCGTGACGGGAACCGCCAAGACGCCCACTTCGCGCAAAATCCAAAGTGGATACGATCACTACGAAACTTATCGGAAATACTTACAAGGTAGACCG is a genomic window of Argonema galeatum A003/A1 containing:
- a CDS encoding glutamate synthase-related protein is translated as MDKTSVPQNEQQNGLNFDSPIGYRGQRWLVEERDACGVGFIANKEGVVSHELIAKSLSALACLEHRGGCSADRDSGDGAGLMTAIPWELLSQWFAQNARPMPETDSIAVGMVFLPQDAARQLKCKQVVEGILAGAGLKLLGWREVPVEPETLGTQARENQPRIEQLLVTSDDLRGDSLERTLFAVRKRIEKALRAENRQGSQPTGLGSDFYVCSFSSRTIVYKGMVRSAVLGEFYTDLKNPVYASNFAIYHRRFSTNTMPKWPLAQPMRFLGHNGEINTLLGNINWMVAREADLDCEVWGDRLSDLKPIVDRDNSDSATLDNVLELLVQSGRSQEESLMIMVPEAYKNQPDLEKYPEIVDFYEYYSGIQESWDGPALLVFADGKKVGATLDRNGLRPARYTITRDGYIVVASEAGVVDIPEADILEKGRLGPGQTIAVDLENGEILKNWEIKQRIAKELPYGEWLKLRHSLAVQPETETPAMEANTLLRHQTAFGYTLEDVEMIVEEMASSAKEPTFCMGDDIPLAVLSQKPHLLYDYFKQRFAQVTNPAIDPLREKLVMSLSMYLGLKGNLLAALPEYAGLLKLESPVLNEAQLDAIRNLDPEFETSTLSTLFEIAAGPEGLGVAVRKLCTKAAEEVRNGKKILILSDRDGHGLDENYTYIPPLLAVGAVHHHLIREGLRMKASIIVDTAQCWSTHHFACLLGYGASAICPYLGLETVRTWWRNPKTQSFMERGKILSCTLGKAEANYCKAVEDGLLKILSKMGISLLSSYQGAQIFEAIGIGSDLLHLGFAGTASRIGGLTVAELASEVMSFHSKAFPELTFKKLENFGFVQYRPGGEFHMNSPEMAKALHKAVAVFKEMEYGEEEDSSIQNPKSSLAKVGIVTGTAKTPTSRKIQSGYDHYETYRKYLQGRPITALRDLLEFKSDRTPIPLSEVESVASIVKRFCTGGMSLGALSPEAHEVLAIAMNRLGGKSNSGEGGEDPVRYKVLNDVGADGKSALFPHLNGLKMGDTASSAIKQVASGRFGVTPEYLMNAKQIEIKIAQGAKPGEGGQLPGKKVSPYIAMLRRSKPGVTLISPPPHHDIYSIEDLAQLIFDLHQINPKAPVSVKLVAEIGIGTVAAGVAKANADIIQISGHDGGTGASPLSSIKHAGSPWELGLTEVHRVLMENQLRDRVILRVDGGFKTGWDVLMGALMGGEEYGFGSVAMIAEGCIMARICHTNNCPVGVATQQEQLRKRFTGVPENVVNFFYFIAEEVRQILAHLGYSSLQDVIGRADLLKTRSDIKLAKTRSLNLDCLLQLPDTRENRTLLNHEKVHSNGPVLDDELLNDPEIQLAIREMTVVSKTLRVVNTDRTVGARLAGALASQYGNNGFEGQISLNFIGSAGQSFGAFNLPGMILRLEGEANDYVGKGMHGGEIIIKPPAEATYDWAQTALVGNVCLYGATGGTLFASGQAGERFAVRNSAGVAVIEGAGDHCCEYMTGGVIVVLGKVGRNVGAGMTGGLAYFLDEDGSFPLYVNPEIVKLQRVATAVGERQLKELIEAHSDRTSSQKAKIILENWAEFLPKFWQVVPPSEADSPEVNPEVAQEKVLSSVQSTVACDTPTLRSP